A stretch of the Marasmius oreades isolate 03SP1 chromosome 8, whole genome shotgun sequence genome encodes the following:
- a CDS encoding uncharacterized protein (CAZy:CBM13) has translation MRHSPLLTLASFAAVAVAFPYQLQSGAPGLDAAAKQGCISASENGDGAPVVIHDCNTEDVSKHTWALSLFTRQNAGPQPIKLFNTDKCLDVKDGSDADGTKLQLWTCVNGSANQQWISVNDFTFQWANTDKCIDLPDGDITDGTQLQIWTCAFNNANQKFSGNKVPNTESYGSNLVGGYPDAGLPIMCLVAGSNTEGAGVALAVCDRVTETFPAGNQTWVVPTIPLSGPIKTYGGSKCLDVNGDSSNGNLLKISTCDVGNDNQVWKVVTSPQSTISLAGRNKCIDITNGNLTAGNPLQVWDCDGSNHNQMWFVSQE, from the exons ATGAGGCACTCCCCACTCCTTACTCTCGCTTCTTTTGCTGCAGTCGCCGTCGCTTTTCCTTACCAGCTTCAAAGTGGCGCTCCAGGAC TCGACGCTGCTGCAAAGCAAGGATGTATCTCTGCTTCCGAAAATGGAGACGGCGCTCCCGTCGTGATCCATGACTGCAATACCGAAGATGTTTCCAAACATACCTGggctctctccctcttcacTAGGCAGAACGCTGGACCACAGCCGATCAAACTCTTCAACACAGACAAG TGCTTGGACGTCAAGGATGGTTCTGACGCCGACGGAACCAAACTCCAACTCTGGACCTGTGTCAACGGAAGTGCCAACCAGCAATGGATCTCTGTCAACGATTTTACCTTCCAATGGGCTAATACCGACAAATGTATAGACCTCCCCGACGGAGATATTACCGACGGAACTCAACTTCAGATATGGACTTGTGCTTTCAACAACGCGAATCAGAAGTTTAGCGGTAACAAGGTCCCTAACACGGAAAGTTACGGTTCCAACCTCGTCGGTGGCTACCCCGATG CCGGTCTACCCATAATGTGTTTGGTGGCAGGATCCAATACCGAGGGAGCTGGTGTTGCTCTCGCTGTTTGTGATAGAGTCACCGAAACCTTTCCGGCCGGGAATCAAACCTGGGTCGTGCCGACGATACCTTTGTCGGGTCCTATCAAGACCTACGGAGGAAGCAAGTGCTTGGATGTCAATGGTGACTCAAGCAACGGTAACCTCCTCAAAATCTCGACGTGTGATGTGGGAAATGATAACCAGGTCTGGAAAGTCGTAACTTCTCCTCAATCTACAATCTCTCTGGCGGGACGAAACAAATGCATCGATATCACCAACGGTAATTTGACTGCTGGAAACCCG CTACAAGTTTGGGACTGTGACGGTTCAAACCACAACCAGATGTGGTTCGTTAGCCAGGAGTAG